In Candidatus Eremiobacterota bacterium, the sequence AAGTTCAACTACACCGCCGCGCCGACGATCGGAACGTACCCGATCGCGTGGTCGGTGCGCGGCGCGAACGGCAACGGCTTCGTCGCCGCGACGGCGGCGCAGCAGCCGAATCTGATCGTCGCGAACACGACGGCGCAGGTGAGCTTCACCTACGCGGGGGGCTACACCGCGAACCCGGCCTATCCGCCGGTCGCGCCGATCCTCGCCGTGCCGAGCAACGCGCAGCCTAGCGTCGGGTCGTGGTCGAACTTCACCAACGGCAACGGCTTCGTCTACGAGCTGCACAACAACGGCTCGACGCCGATCACGGACGTCTCGATCGCGATTCCGTCGTCGAACACGTCGGGGCAGATCACCGACGCGCAGGACTGGTCGGTCATCGCCTCGTCGGTCCACGTCTACGGCTCGGGCGCGCAGGGCGCGCAGTGCCTCAACAACGGCTACAAGTCGCTCACCCAGCCGGTGCGCGGCTCACCGGGCACCTACGGGCTGCTGATGCTCTCGGGCTGCAACGTCCCGGTCAACGGCACGCTCGACGTGTTCTTCTACGCGCTCTCGCCGTACGACAACGGCTCGAACTTCAACTTCCCGGCGAGCGTGGCGAACGGCGCCGTGCCGGCCGACCCGCGCCCGCCGGCGACGCCGAACACGCTGCCGATCTACAGCCTCTCGAACGTCATGCACATCGCGACCGACGCGACGCTGCAGATCCAAGTTCCGCAAGCCGGCGGCAACGTCTACAACCCGGCGCTCTTCGGCGGCTCGACGCCGGGGGTCGTCTGCCCCGGGTGCACGTACACGAACACGCTGGTTCCGGTGATCAATCTCGGTGCATTCACCGGCAGCGTCACCGCGACCGACGTGCTCGCGGCCTCGGTCTACAGCAACGACAACAACGGCTGGAACCTCTCGGTCGCGGCCGACGTGAACCCCTCGCCGGGCGGCGGGCAGGTGAGCACCTGTCTCGACCAGGCGAACTCGAACGGCCCGGCGGGCTACACGGTCGTCGCCGCGGTGACGTGCGGAACGTACCAGACCGTTCCGACGGTCGGAACGATGGCGCTCTCGTCCTTCAACGGCGCGGTGCGGCACCAGCCGATCGACAACATCATGTCGTACAAGGTGACCGTCGGCGCAACCGTCAACTCGGCCTCGCAAGTGCAGACCGTCACCCTCACCTACACCTTGGTCGCGAACTGAAGGTGAGGGCATGATGCGCGCGCTCTCCGCTCTGCTCGTCGCCGTGCTCCTCGCCGCCGCGGCCGCGCCGCGCGCGGCGCTTGCCGCGGGGTCGACGACGTACGGCTCGGCGGTGGTGAACTACAAGATCCTGCCGTCGGTGCACGCGCAGGTGGTGCCGAACTACGCGGCCGGCTTCGGGCCGCAAGGCGGCGCCGGGAGCGGTTCGTCGCCGGCGCCCGGCGCGGGCGCGGTGCTGGACGGCGGAACCGTCGACTTCGGCAACGTCGTGGTCGGCTATCAGTACATCTACAAGTACGCGGCGCAAGTGAGCGTGCAGACGAACGACGCTGCCGGCTTCGTCGTCTACGCCGAAGGCGCGACCGATCTCAACGGCAGCAACCCGGTTCCGTCGCCCTCGACGTTCCCGATCTTCCAGACGCTGTACTGGCTGGCCTCGAACGGGAGCAACACGCCGTTCACGCCGGCGAAGAGCTTCGTGAAAACGATGGGCACGCCGATCGCCGGCGGCGCGATGGGGATCGACTATTCCGGCGTCGGCGGAAAGCCGTCGGCCGGCTCGGTCGTGTGGTCGTATCCGGTCTCCGGCAACGTCAGCCAAGGCTTCGACTACCAGCTGCGGCTGCCCGGGACCATCCCGACCAGCCAGTTCAACGTCTACGTCGTCTACACGGTGATCGGAAATTGAGACGTCATAACATCGCCGCGCTGCTCGGCCTCGCCGTCGTCGCTTTTCTCGCGGTGTTCTCGCAAGCCGAGGCGCTGCAGTCCCTGCGCGCGACGAAGTACGTCGTGATCACCGTCGTCGTCACGCCGAGTCCGGCCCCGGTCGGCTTCCTGCGCCCTTCCGCGCCCGCCGGCGCGCGGCAGCCCGCCGCCGTCGCGGCGAACGACCTGCTTGCGAACCCGTTCGCCGGACCGCGCCGCGTCGCGGCGTCGAACACCGCCTGGGACGTCGCGCCGGGCGGCGGAACGATGGTCGCGCAGTCGACGGTTCAGCCGCCGCCGGTTCCGGTCCAGTTCGTCGCCAAGCCCGATCCGAACTCGATCTACCTGCACGTCATCCCGCACACGCCGGAGCTCGACGTGCCGTACGGCACGACGAACTTCGCCTGCGCGTTCGAGGTCTACACGTTCTACGACAAGGCGGCGTACGCGCTCAACGACTACGGGCAGGGCACGACGAAGTCAGGCACGGGGACCTATCCGATCGAGAACTTCCCAACGACGAGCTACCTGTCATGGGCGACGCCGGACTTCTCGCCGACCTTCCACGCCTACTGGAACTCGGGCGCGCCTGGCGAGAAGGTGTGGACGGGCGCGATGAACCAGGCGCAGCAGCACTGCGTCGACCTCTCGATCGTCGTGCCGAACGTGCTCCCGGCCGGCACGTACACGGCGGTCATCCAGTACAACCTGCTGGTGAACTGAACCCACTCAGTCGTCGCGGCGGACTGCGGCGAGCACGAGCGCGGCCAGCACCAGCACGACGACCGCACCGTAGACCTGCGCCGAGCGCGCGTGCAGCGCGTGATATGCGGCGGAGCGGACGTCGGGCATCGCTTGCATCTGCGCGACGATCGCGCGCTGCTCGTACGTCGCGAGCCCGAGCGCGAGCACGACGAGCGCGGCGCGACCGAAGTCCCAGGTGCGGTCGCCGGCGCCCACCGAGCGCAGGATCGCGGCCAGCAGCGCGAGCCCGCCCAGCACGTAGCCCCACACCGTGAGCGCCCCGAGCGCGCGCGCCGTGAGCTCGGCGAAGCGCGCGACGTCGAGCGGCGCGACGATCCGGAACGCGAGCGGCGCCGAGACGAACGCGAAGCCGGCGAGGGCGCCGAGCCACACGCCGAGCGCCGGGATCTCGATCGCCGCGAGGACGCGGTCGCGCAGGCCGGAAGGTGCTTTCCTCATCACCGCGCCTTTCCGAGGAGAAGACCGTTGGACCCGCTCGCGTTCATCGTCGCGCTCGCGCGCGAAGCCGGCGCGCTCTTGCACGAGCGGCTCGACGCGCCGCGCGAGGTGCGGCAGAAGATGCCGCACGATCTCGTCACCGACGCCGACCGCGCAAGCGAAGAGCTGATCGTCCGGCGCATCCGCGACGTTTACCCGAACGCGACGATCCTCGGCGAGGAGAGCGGGACGCACGCCGGGAGCGGCGACGAGCGCTTCATCGCCGACCCGCTCGACGGCACGACGAACTACGCGCACCGCTATCCGCTGTTCTGCGTCTCGCTGGCGTACGAGCGTGCCGGCGTCCTCGAAGCGGGTGCCGTCTTCGCGCCGGTGCTCGACGAGCTGTACGCGGCCCGGCGCGGCGGCGGCGCGACGCTCAACGGAAAGCCGATCCACGTCTCGGCGACGCCGCGCGTCGCGCGCGCGATGGTCGCGACCGGTTTCAACCCGGCGAACTACGCGCGCAACGGCGCGTACTTCGCGCACGTCTCCGACCGCGCCGAAGCGGTGCGGCGCGACGGCAGCGCGGCGCTCGACCTCTCGTTCGTCGCGGCCGGCCGCTACGACGCGTTCTGGGAGTGGGATCTGCGCCCGTGGGACGTCGCCGCCGGCGCGCTGCTGATCGAAGAAGCCGGCGGCCGCGCGAGCGCGATCGAGGGGACGCCGCTCGACCTCGCCGCCGGCTCGATCCTGGCCAGCAACGGAACGATTCACGCCGAGCTGCAGGCGATGCTGGCCGAGGTCTGAGGGGAGGGAATTCGAGCGCCGCTCCGCCAGAGAGACGGATGGACTCGAACGGCCCGAACGACTCGCAGGACGAGATGGTCGTCGTCTCGCGCGCCGCGCTCGAGCAGCTGCAGCGCCAGATCGACTCGCTCCCCGAGGTGTTCGCGAAGACGACCCAGGAGCTGGGGCGCACGCTCTCGCTGCGGCTCTCCGCCGCGCTGGAAGACCTTGCCGCCCAGCTCGGCGAGACGACGGACGACGCCTTGCGCTCGATTCGCGACGCGATCCCGGTCGTCGTCGCGCAGTACGCGCCCGACATCCCGCCCGACGCGCTCGACGCGATCACCGAGGCGATCTACGCGCGGGCGGCGGAACGGTTCGCGACCCTTCACGCCGCCCAGCGCATCCTGAGCGAACGGCTGCAGCAAGATTCTCCCGATCGGTGATGAGCTCGGCGGAAAAATTGTAAAGATCCTCCCCGATCACCGCGTGAAGGGGGATGAGACTACAAGAACGCGGTATCTTAGCGATCAGGCGCGGCGTAATGCTCGACGCCCGCGCGGCTGGGATTGCCACCAGCCGCTTGCTCGTGCGAAGGGCTGTGGCAGGGTCCATGCACGAGCCCACGACAGACGCCTTCTGCACGGAAGGCGTCTGTTTTAGTAGCGC encodes:
- a CDS encoding DUF4149 domain-containing protein translates to MMRKAPSGLRDRVLAAIEIPALGVWLGALAGFAFVSAPLAFRIVAPLDVARFAELTARALGALTVWGYVLGGLALLAAILRSVGAGDRTWDFGRAALVVLALGLATYEQRAIVAQMQAMPDVRSAAYHALHARSAQVYGAVVVLVLAALVLAAVRRDD
- a CDS encoding inositol monophosphatase produces the protein MDPLAFIVALAREAGALLHERLDAPREVRQKMPHDLVTDADRASEELIVRRIRDVYPNATILGEESGTHAGSGDERFIADPLDGTTNYAHRYPLFCVSLAYERAGVLEAGAVFAPVLDELYAARRGGGATLNGKPIHVSATPRVARAMVATGFNPANYARNGAYFAHVSDRAEAVRRDGSAALDLSFVAAGRYDAFWEWDLRPWDVAAGALLIEEAGGRASAIEGTPLDLAAGSILASNGTIHAELQAMLAEV